The Brassica rapa cultivar Chiifu-401-42 chromosome A10, CAAS_Brap_v3.01, whole genome shotgun sequence genome segment ttacccttcattaaaagtgagggtaaaagtgattagtgtaaacatgaaaagtgatactatgaatgtggtatttgtggcaatttcccaactttttgaataacaaataattttgtataaaattatagaatCATCAAACTAGTAACACAAGATTTTAATGAGAATTTAAGAATCTATAAACCAATATTACTAGACTTCAAATTTCTAAGACTCATTATAGACTAGATTCTTACATACGCTTATAAATCGCATAACAATTACCTATCAAATTTAACTTACTAAAATCCAAATTTAActtactaaaatttaaatatttaactttatTTCTGTTTATGTGTAGGccagtttttttttggtgatagCAGCGTTTGTTTAAGGTAAAACTATAGGATTTTACTTTACAGTATGCTcaatttatcaaaaattttaatttattataataattttttgtaaaattactaaatattgaaatttttttttatccatttgataatttgaatattataaaaaatattttattttcattttttaaaacaaaaaaaagtgaatcaatatttattaatagtattttgataataattatgaatagtttgttatttaaaaaatattttttttaaactaatatttttttatagtaaaacataaatatagaaaaaaataaaagatatcaTTTAGTGGTAGAATAATCTAATGTGCATTGGTGCATTGTATTAAAATGACCAAACTACCATTAAAACTCTAGTCATAGTTATAAATCTCGAAAATGGACTTTTAGATCTCCAACTATTTGAAATCAGTATTTTAATACTTAACTATCACTTGCGCATATTTAATCCCGAAGTCATTAGTTGACTGCACAAAATTAGACTTAGAAATGTTAAATGTTAATTACTAGACAAAAACGTTAATTGTAATTAGAAAATGGATCGAGTTTGGCTTTCAAAACTCTAAAATCCTTAAAATCGATTTTTATGCGATTCTAAGTGCAAAGAAGCGATTCACGGTGACCAAAGATTAAACAAATGTACTTCCGGTGAGAGGATGGTAAAAACCTACTTTGGAACTCGGACATGATTCAACAAAGCTTATTCGTTTACCTTTCACTCTCTATCGGAATTGAAATTCTGGATGGTCctcaaatcaataaaatttcccAACTTCTACCACTAGTTCCAAAGTAGGTTTTCACCATCCTCTCACTGGAAGTACACTTGTTTATTTCTCAGTCGCCGTAAATCACTTCCTCTCACTCGGAGTAGCATAAAGTGAAACAATTTTAGGGATTTTGGggttttaaaagcaaaacttgATCACTTTTCTGATTGCAGTTAacgtttatatttaaaattagagAAATACTCTACGATATCAcataaaaagtttatgtcacaaacATAGACTCTaaggatcaaaatgaccaaaatattaaagaggtaatatacacttatacccttaGGGTCAACTAAtacaaaccttagggtttaaagttaagGAGTGGGGATTTGAGATTAAgatttaaatttgataaaataaaaaataaatataaaatttttaaaataaaaatgttaaaaatagtttcaaaaagtattttcgaattacaaaaaaaatttgaaaaaaaaattcaaaaaaaaatttataaaaagttcgaatttgaaaacatataatctaaaactatataaaaaaaattattattttttttattttttttatatatctagggtattaaagtccttttacctattaaatgaaacatttttgtcattttcttccttgtagtatatttttgtgatcaaaacttgaaaatagtTTATTTAAGAGAATTGCCCTTAAAATTAACGTTTGACCTTTTTAAGTCTAATTTTGCGCATTCAACCATGATTTCGAGATTAAATCGCACAAATGATTGTTGAGTATTAAAAATGCTGATTTCAAATAGTTGAGGATTTAAAAACCCATTTTCTCGTTATAAATCAGTGGCATTTTCATAACATACCACGTAATTGTAAAATTATTTCAATATGTTGATTTTCTTTACCTGGATTTATGTTTCCTCATAATGAATAAGCAAAATATCTAATTAACCAAACACAAATTAAAATCCAagatcattaattttttgtgGAATATTTGTGTTTGTGACGTCAATCTCAGTTTGATTCCAGTATCCAGTGTTCGTTTGGATGTTATAAAACTGATCTCTTGAACAAAATCTAGAGAACTTGCTTCACAAGTTCTTACATGACCAAATAGGTCAACAAGGTCACAAATCAACGTCGGCCAGGTCGTATAAGCGACCAAATGAGCAGTCAACACATTTCCCGTTGCTTTCGTCGTTGCGTCGTTGGATTTATTATACTTTTCAACCACATACGAGAAACAATACTAGCTATAAGTTGCTTGCGTCGTTGACTCCGTTACTCTTTTAATGGTCGTCGCAATgcttttttgttattattattattatcttttttggACAAATgcttttttgtatttaaaaatagaaaaaactatGTGGGTCATAGTATTAGATTCCTGGTAGTTTCCTATGCAATTTCTATATAGTGGATATCTTATTGCTTGCAATTGTCATCAAGAAGGTTCAACATCGCAAGACGCAAGCCATACCTCATATCGTTCTTTCTTTGATAAATATATCGGAAATTTCTCAAGCTTTACTCTAGTATTCTTCAGCCATGACCGCTAAGGTATCcttttctttcatattttttctatctgaaaataattatatttaacttAATGATCTTTGATTGatcgttatatatataaaccatttAGTCAAACTTATTTCATAAATATACAATTATAACCATACTGATCTCAAGTTTGAAATTACAGAAAGCTGTGTTGCAATTGAGTGTCCACGATGAGAAAATCAGGAAGAAAGCGTTTGTGACCGTCTCTCGATCTCAAGGGGTTACTTCGATAACAATGGATGACAAAACAGGGAAAATGACAGTAGTTGGAGAAGTTGATACACCGGTTCTCGTGATGAAGCTAAGGAAACTGTGTAATGCAGAAATCGTTTCGGTTGAAGTTGTTAAACCACCTGAGAAAAAGCCTGAACCGGCGAAACCGGCTCCAGCTAAACCTGATACAACTAAACCGGCTGAAATTGTTGCCTTTCCAGTTACGCATATGAACTACCCGTACCAATATCATTCGTCCTATGCGAATTCGCACTATCAGCCATACGGGAATTCTAGAGTTGTGGTGGAGGAACCAAACACTTGTGTGCTTATGTGATTTAACAAGCTAGAATTATTTTAAGTAATGTTAGTTGTGTAATACTTAGTTTTGGTGggagtgtatttttttttgtggtatgTTGTAATGGACATTAGTCGCGTGAGCTCATTCAAGGGAAACAAATCATTTATGTGTGATAAAGTGGAGCTTTAACACTATGTtaacttaaaattttttttacaattgtATAGAACTTCCTGAGACGGGCATAACCTTTAGACTACCAACGATGAATTGAATCAAATCCATACGACTAAAACTACTCTACTACATTTTCAAATGATACACGTACGGGTTACTTCGCCTCTCCGGACTCAACACAGAAGAAAGATACACAGACGAGTCTCTAGTCATAATCCCGGACCCGAAATCCGTGTCGCTGGCTTGTCTGTTTAATTGGGCTGGGAGACCCAAAACTCCATGTCCTCATCGCCGCTGCATCCTCAACTTTCAATGAAGCTCGATACTTTACCAAAGCGGGTTTGTAATGGTCGCCGATCAAAGTCAATGAAGCTCTAAAACCTGTGCAAGATTTTATCTATGCTACATTTAAATTCTGCATTATAGTGACATAGTGTCTAAATGAACAACAATGCTAATTTCCAGATGCAGCGTCTTAATAGAGAAACGAACAGGGCCGTAATAAGCtcaattattttcttctttttcttcgaCCCCATAATTGTTCTGGGCCAGACCTGTCTTCATGATACTTTGTTTACTCTGTTTTTCATGTTGGTTACCTCCCAAATCATTTGACTTCCATCATTATATGAACGAAACTTCGACAAACAAAAACTAGAAGAAAATAAGATAACTATAGAAAGATTGAGGCAAAGATTCGTTTTACACTTTTAAGCAAATGTTATTGGCCAGACTGTAGAGACATTAGCGTTGCAAACTCTTTGCtcttcccaatttgggaaatttttcaaaatccCACAGCAAGGTCTTGTGTAATTACTGCACCAGAATATATTACAACGCTAAACTGGAGCTTGAGGGTTAagacaacaaaaaaacaacGAAAAGCACATTATGGGTTGAACTTTTCTTCTCTAAAGATGTGATGTAAATTGATATATGAAACTCACCCACACCAGCGTACACGATGTGATTCTTTGTGATGTGAATATTTCATAGAGTACTCATGGGGGTAGAATGTCATTATCTAATACAACTATCTCGATTTTGAACCGGTTTGTTTTAGTCAAGTCTTGTCTGTTGCCTATATTTTATCTTTCCTTTCTTCTAAAGCCTTGGACGTGTATAAATAGACATAATCACTTCTCCAAAGCCAAGAGACAAACAAAAGCCTAGATCTAGCTAGAAACCTAACGCTGCTGACACCTCGTTGAACTGCCATGTCCATCCATCACGTCGCCTCAACTGAGCCAAGAAGAGGAAGCAAGCTGAGAGGCTTCAATCTTAAAACGCTAGAGCTGCTTCCCCTCGCCTCAAGGAGTCAATGGTTAAAAAGCAAAACTGATCAGACTTGCACCGCAAGTCACTAAACCATGGACCGTCATCAAAACCCCTACATCCCTACTTGTTAGGCCATTGGCCTTCACCTTAGTTACCGCGGTTAGCCTAGATCCTTGCCATGGACGAGTTACAAGGAGGTGAATCAAGCCTCTTGCGTGTCACGCTACTCAATCCTGAAATCGTAGCTTCACTCCCATCCTGAACCACCGTGATATTACTCTAATCGGCCATCATTGCTGATGGGACAACACCCTTCGCGTCTTCTCCATATGAAAATTCCCCATCTTATAATTCGTCTCTTAAGCGAAGGTGAGGGCTTTTTTCCATAATGATTTGTTATCTTTCCATTCGACAGAGTTTAATGTTAAACCGAGATACCTACGAGACGAGCTATATAagttgatttttatttgaatgTGGTTTATGACtatacttaatatatatatacaaagacATGTATGCTTGTCACACTGTTTTACTCGAATGAACTTTAAATCGTATAAGGATGATCTTTAGGGtccaatagtgcccatttcatGATCTTTCCTCGCAATGTTGCGAATCTGACTGAACTTTGGTttaattataagtttataactagattttgatctgcacgacctatgatttttttctaataatcaaatattttatgttatacaataaaatatataaatagattaatataatttggtgttatatattatctaattttataataatatttttgtggcgtataatattattactataaaatttctaattttgtatttttgtaaacaaaatttattttgaaaacattattagttaaaaatactgatttacataattttgttttatttctaaatttaaaaTCTATGTGGAAATCAAATTAAGTTGAAATTACATAATAATGAATTTGGTATATAGTGATTAATTAAACCATTTTGTATAgttgtttaaataataaaacgAATTAGTTTTTAACTCATGAGAATACACAAACGTTAAAAACAGTAGACTGAAGTCTTATATATACGACAGGAATAAAGATCAAATATTTCATCTATGAAGGGAGGTGCAAATTAATTGTATTAAACATCTAAAAGTATGACTTTTAAATGgtctaaatagaaaaaaaattgcatatgaATTAAGTCATAATTTATATgctaaatagataaaatatttttacttttaaattaaaaatataatgaacatttattataaaaacatattttaaaatatttcttaaatttagttttgaaaattaaatcaattaaaaattgttattatcattaaaatattattaaaagtattttatataattattattttatttacaatcaaaactaaattaaaatttagtttttaattatactttgtgataattaaaaatttaattaactaatttcgaaaatatattctaaaaatatattctaaaaatatatttgaaagattttgttagacaTTTCTTTAAgatttaataataattcaaataaaaataaaatattaaaagatattataattaacttatgtaaaatatattaaatttcttaggaatggtccaaataaaaaatcacacatgaaaaaagtcatgacttctattttaaggggggtgttagtgggacttagatttctatagagtttgttgattttaaaagttgagagatttgttaaatttagaaaaaattatagaaaattttgtatattgtgaaaatctataaaaataaagtaatttaataattataagaatTCAAGGAAAACATGTAGTATTCTCAAAATCTTGTTTTGTGAGTGAAAATGTTAAGAATTCAACTTCcaataacatttattttaatagatttgtagaatcatttaaatctaaactttttggggaaaattacatgtttaccactttcatggtaccacttttcatttttaccaccactaatgagacattttcaaaaataccttcttcattaagtagcaaaagactcttatgcccttgttatttatatatataataaatcattatttaaataaaaaaatgtaatttttttttatgttttcgaattatactttttcaaattcgaactttttgataaatttttttttttatttttttcgattttttttttatttttttttcaaatttgtttttgaaaaacgaaaattatgtttgaaactattttatatatattttttaagtatttatatatttattagaatcataaatttcacattccaaaaaccataccccacccctcaactctaaaccctaaggctagattagttaaccctaagggtaggGGTGTCAAAATTGGTCATGACCCATGGGTTGACCCAACCCAAATTGACTCATTAACCCAAATGAACTGTTTATTTTTGATCCAATGGATTAATGGGTTAATAGGTTAATAGATTAATATgttaatgggttaacaagttAATGGGTTTATTGGGTTGAGTCAACTCTGACCCATTTTGTTTGCAATTAAAAAAACCGTGAGTAAACCACCCAATTCTAAGGTTTGATAGAATTGGAAAATCATGAGTTTCTCAAAAGTTCAATCATTTATTCGGTGGTAAAATACGTTTCCCggcaaaaccgcaaaaataagtttttccACTAAAACCGCGAAAATACGTTTTTCAgctaaaaccgcaaaaa includes the following:
- the LOC103844753 gene encoding heavy metal-associated isoprenylated plant protein 13, producing MTAKKAVLQLSVHDEKIRKKAFVTVSRSQGVTSITMDDKTGKMTVVGEVDTPVLVMKLRKLCNAEIVSVEVVKPPEKKPEPAKPAPAKPDTTKPAEIVAFPVTHMNYPYQYHSSYANSHYQPYGNSRVVVEEPNTCVLM